In Candidatus Binataceae bacterium, one genomic interval encodes:
- a CDS encoding ATP-binding protein: SDRIRWENERGNVVGSIRAMTDAALLVDGEGVLLFANREARERLGLDANGLNEGKPLRLLLGAAHPLMQLVEPALSTGTEVRGVAFRLDRAHGERTYLVSIFSLGQAQESAGLLVIMRDLQQVRELESIIEQSSRLARLGGLLSGVAHQIRKPLNVMVLQLELLRQDVEAGKALTPRIERIRHEIRRLDGIIDALMRFMRPEQLRLTQVDVNQLLREIGAQITAKTRVEYQLAETLPSIQADRDLLAEALKNIANNAVEAMAEGGVLSLRTSNSGDGFVTVRISDQGEGIAPENLAHIFNLYFTTKEGGNGLGLSLAARAIDVQGGSIDVASEVGVGTTFTINLPTGQKAHDRLDAQA; encoded by the coding sequence GTCCGACCGCATCCGCTGGGAGAACGAGCGCGGCAATGTGGTCGGCTCGATCCGCGCGATGACCGACGCAGCGCTCCTGGTGGACGGCGAAGGCGTTCTGCTGTTCGCCAACCGCGAAGCCCGGGAGCGCTTGGGCCTGGACGCCAACGGACTCAACGAGGGCAAGCCGTTGCGTTTGCTGCTGGGCGCCGCCCACCCCCTCATGCAACTGGTAGAGCCCGCCTTGAGCACCGGCACCGAGGTGCGCGGGGTGGCTTTTCGCCTGGATCGCGCCCATGGCGAACGAACCTACCTAGTGTCAATTTTTTCACTGGGCCAAGCCCAAGAATCCGCCGGCCTGCTGGTCATCATGCGCGACTTGCAGCAAGTGCGCGAGCTGGAATCGATCATCGAGCAATCCAGCCGCTTAGCCCGTTTGGGCGGCCTGTTGTCGGGCGTCGCCCATCAGATCCGCAAGCCGCTTAACGTGATGGTGTTACAGTTGGAGCTACTGCGTCAGGACGTGGAGGCAGGCAAGGCCCTGACCCCGCGAATCGAGCGCATCCGGCATGAAATCCGTCGTTTGGATGGTATAATCGATGCGCTGATGCGGTTTATGCGACCTGAGCAATTGAGACTTACGCAAGTTGACGTCAATCAACTGTTGCGGGAAATTGGCGCCCAAATAACTGCCAAGACCCGCGTCGAATACCAACTGGCCGAGACATTGCCATCGATTCAAGCCGACCGCGACCTGCTCGCCGAAGCCCTCAAGAATATCGCCAACAATGCGGTCGAGGCGATGGCCGAGGGTGGGGTTTTAAGTTTGCGTACCAGCAACTCGGGCGATGGTTTCGTCACGGTTCGAATAAGCGATCAGGGGGAAGGGATCGCGCCCGAAAACCTAGCCCACATCTTCAACCTCTATTTCACCACCAAAGAGGGTGGCAACGGGCTTGGCTTATCGCTGGCCGCGCGAGCGATCGACGTCCAAGGCGGATCGATCGATGTGGCCTCAGAAGTGGGCGTGGGGACCACCTTTACCATCAACTTGCCGACAGGCCAGAAAGCTCATGACCGGCTGGACGCCCAGGCGTAA